One region of Epilithonimonas zeae genomic DNA includes:
- a CDS encoding DUF1801 domain-containing protein produces MQIFVDTIEEYISQIPEERRDAFRKLLETVDSNLPKGFQQTMQYGMVTWCVPLETYPAGYHCAKNTPLPFISVASQKNFIAFYNMGIYADQKILDWFVNEFPNHSKKKLDMGKSCIRFKKVEDITYDLLGELCQKISVDDWIAVYEKNYKK; encoded by the coding sequence ATGCAGATTTTTGTTGATACCATAGAAGAGTATATTTCCCAGATTCCTGAGGAAAGAAGAGATGCTTTTAGAAAGCTTTTGGAAACCGTGGATAGCAATCTTCCGAAAGGTTTTCAGCAGACGATGCAATACGGAATGGTTACTTGGTGTGTGCCTTTGGAAACTTATCCTGCAGGTTATCATTGTGCAAAAAATACGCCTTTGCCCTTCATAAGTGTGGCTTCGCAAAAGAACTTTATCGCTTTTTACAATATGGGAATTTATGCTGACCAAAAGATTTTAGATTGGTTTGTGAATGAGTTTCCAAATCATTCTAAAAAGAAATTAGATATGGGCAAATCTTGCATTAGGTTCAAAAAAGTGGAAGATATTACTTATGATTTGCTAGGTGAACTTTGTCAGAAAATATCTGTGGATGATTGGATCGCGGTTTATGAGAAGAATTATAAAAAGTAA
- a CDS encoding YiiX/YebB-like N1pC/P60 family cysteine hydrolase, producing MRRIIKSNQVYLIFALLFLTSCKTYNTSFLENGDLLFVPSVDSGLSGAINNVTQTEKKTSYDHIGIVKKEDHHLYVLHAAPKGGSQKQKLQSFLKEQTKAGQKIDVYRLKSEFHSSIPNSVSKAETLIGKPYNFNYILDENSYYCSDFVERAFRDHQIFQLEPMTFIDPKTGKTNSFWEKFYQDKNIKVPEGELGCNPNGLASSEKLFKVGNID from the coding sequence ATGAGAAGAATTATAAAAAGTAATCAGGTTTATCTTATTTTTGCACTTCTTTTTTTAACAAGCTGCAAAACTTACAACACTTCTTTTTTGGAAAACGGCGATTTACTTTTCGTACCATCTGTGGATTCTGGATTGTCTGGAGCAATTAATAATGTGACTCAGACAGAGAAAAAAACTTCTTATGACCATATCGGAATTGTTAAAAAAGAAGATCATCATCTGTATGTTCTTCATGCTGCGCCAAAAGGTGGTTCTCAAAAACAAAAACTTCAATCTTTCCTAAAAGAGCAAACCAAAGCGGGACAAAAAATTGATGTTTACCGTTTGAAATCAGAATTCCATTCGTCGATTCCGAACTCTGTTTCCAAGGCTGAAACTTTGATCGGGAAACCTTATAACTTCAATTATATTTTGGATGAAAATTCTTACTACTGCTCAGATTTTGTAGAAAGGGCTTTCCGTGATCATCAGATTTTCCAATTAGAACCAATGACTTTCATTGACCCAAAGACTGGGAAAACTAATTCGTTTTGGGAAAAATTCTACCAAGACAAAAATATCAAAGTTCCGGAAGGTGAGCTTGGCTGTAACCCCAATGGATTAGCAAGTTCGGAGAAATTATTTAAAGTTGGTAATATCGATTAA
- a CDS encoding AsmA-like C-terminal region-containing protein, whose product MTKNDLDASITSIEKSDNKNILTSILKKAGKIIGVLLVLFIGILFLIPVVFKKQINQSVKDLINQNINGKLNYQSVNISFFKDFPNLTASLNKVDLKGSSPFQKQSLIKSESFSLGIDVLSLFSDETVIEGVYLKNGAIAIEVDSLGRANYNVYKSSEEKEQSDGNSKVKIKLIQLDNVDLSYNDASLPMKITLDSLNYTGKGDLANSVFDLETTADIKALTFSYAGETYVDHKQVHANLITNINTDNLAFQFRKNDLKINELPVSFEGKLAFLTNGYNMDFKLKTAKSTLANALSLVPKSYEHWLKNTEIKGDVSAIASLSGNYIVEKKEMPTFSFGLKIKDGYLNYNHSKAPLENLNLMFKLDFPNLDFTKLITDVRKAEFKLGNGYFKSVSHIEGFNPMKVVSDTDCNLVLEDLQKTLGLEGTVLKGNFSLKGNVNGIFSTKETYSPFNKARKTFEITSIPVFHITSNLKNGYLKLKDLPQAIDYASFQLTSESRDSNYKNIETSLKQIDIKSLKNYIKGDIHLRGIKTFDLDANAKMFVDLSEIEKIYPMKDLVVKGILDADINTKGKLNLEKKIIPVVNSHINLKNGYLKTANSPVPVENMRIEALVQSKNGSLQDLVVKLLPVSFTVKGQPFNLKADLKNFNNIKYHVQSKGKLELAPFYELFALDGLNVDGSVYTNFDIAGLQSDAVSGRYNRLKNRGYVEIQKINIKYNLLPKLVRINRGKMIFEKEKLSFDNFKANYGLNHFSANGYLDNIISYITGNQTVKGNFSINSPMLNIGDFTALANSSSTQTASPTAMTGVVELPKNIDISLNAKADKIKYNDLLLTQFKGNVNLKDGKAYLNNTGFNLAGMDAKVVGYYKPINTKRAGFDIQLKADNFDIQRAYKEIPLFREMMSAGKSAYGTISLDYQLGGLLNQGMEPIMNSLIGGGNLTLEDIKFKGFKILNQIAKDTDKDKLTDTSVNKIVVKSSIKNNVITIPRTKTKVAGFRPRFEGKVNLDGKLDLQIRLGLPPFGLFGIPISVSGTSDNPIIKAGKNQQKDDDFESSLDDEDKDLYEKQKAEEEEKAKAIKDSISNPSK is encoded by the coding sequence ATGACGAAAAATGACTTGGACGCATCTATAACATCAATAGAAAAGTCCGACAACAAAAATATTCTGACATCTATCCTAAAAAAAGCCGGTAAAATCATTGGAGTTCTGCTGGTTTTATTCATTGGAATTCTTTTTCTCATCCCTGTGGTTTTCAAAAAACAGATTAATCAATCTGTGAAAGACCTCATCAATCAAAACATCAATGGAAAACTGAATTATCAATCTGTAAATATTTCTTTTTTCAAAGATTTTCCCAACCTTACAGCTTCCTTGAACAAAGTTGATTTAAAAGGTTCTTCACCATTTCAAAAGCAAAGCCTTATAAAATCTGAAAGTTTCAGTTTAGGTATCGATGTTTTGAGTCTATTTTCTGATGAAACCGTTATAGAAGGTGTTTATTTGAAAAATGGAGCAATTGCGATAGAAGTTGACAGCCTTGGTAGAGCCAATTACAATGTTTATAAAAGCAGCGAGGAAAAAGAACAATCCGATGGCAATTCTAAAGTCAAAATAAAACTGATTCAGTTGGATAATGTAGATTTATCTTACAATGATGCTTCTCTCCCGATGAAGATTACTTTAGACAGTCTCAATTATACAGGAAAGGGAGATTTGGCAAATTCTGTTTTTGATTTGGAAACCACAGCAGATATCAAAGCTTTGACGTTCAGTTATGCAGGGGAAACTTATGTTGACCACAAGCAGGTTCACGCCAATCTTATTACCAATATTAATACAGATAATCTGGCGTTTCAGTTCAGGAAAAATGATTTGAAAATTAATGAGTTACCTGTTTCTTTTGAAGGTAAACTGGCTTTCCTGACTAATGGATACAATATGGATTTCAAACTAAAAACAGCAAAAAGCACTTTAGCTAATGCCTTGTCTTTGGTTCCAAAATCCTATGAACATTGGCTGAAAAACACAGAAATAAAAGGAGATGTTTCTGCCATTGCATCTCTTTCCGGCAATTATATAGTAGAAAAAAAAGAGATGCCTACCTTTTCTTTTGGACTCAAAATAAAAGATGGCTACTTGAACTATAATCATTCTAAAGCTCCTCTGGAAAACCTAAATCTAATGTTTAAACTGGATTTTCCAAATCTGGATTTCACCAAATTAATTACTGATGTTCGAAAAGCAGAATTCAAATTAGGAAATGGTTACTTCAAATCGGTTTCTCATATCGAAGGATTCAACCCAATGAAAGTAGTTTCTGACACCGATTGTAATCTGGTTTTGGAAGATTTGCAAAAAACTTTGGGATTAGAAGGAACTGTTTTGAAAGGAAACTTCTCTCTGAAAGGGAATGTCAATGGTATTTTTTCCACCAAAGAAACTTACAGTCCATTCAATAAAGCCCGTAAAACATTTGAGATTACATCTATCCCTGTGTTTCATATCACCAGTAACTTGAAAAATGGTTATCTTAAATTGAAAGATTTGCCACAAGCTATAGATTATGCTTCGTTTCAATTGACTTCGGAATCCAGAGACAGCAATTATAAAAATATCGAAACAAGCCTGAAACAAATTGACATCAAATCTTTAAAGAATTATATCAAAGGCGATATCCATTTAAGGGGAATTAAGACCTTCGATTTGGATGCTAATGCAAAAATGTTTGTTGATTTGTCCGAGATCGAGAAGATTTATCCGATGAAAGACCTTGTGGTCAAAGGCATATTGGATGCAGACATCAACACAAAAGGAAAATTAAACTTGGAAAAGAAAATTATTCCGGTTGTGAACTCTCACATCAATCTTAAGAACGGTTATTTGAAAACGGCTAATTCGCCGGTTCCTGTTGAGAATATGCGCATTGAAGCTCTTGTTCAAAGTAAAAATGGATCTCTGCAGGATTTGGTGGTAAAACTATTGCCTGTTTCTTTTACGGTTAAAGGTCAGCCATTTAATCTGAAAGCAGATTTAAAGAATTTTAATAATATCAAATACCATGTTCAGTCTAAAGGGAAATTGGAACTGGCTCCTTTTTACGAACTGTTTGCTTTGGACGGGCTGAATGTAGATGGCAGTGTTTACACAAATTTTGACATTGCAGGATTACAGTCAGATGCCGTTTCCGGCAGATATAACCGATTGAAAAACAGAGGTTATGTAGAAATTCAGAAAATAAACATCAAATATAATCTGCTTCCAAAACTGGTACGAATTAACCGAGGTAAAATGATTTTTGAGAAGGAAAAACTCTCTTTTGACAACTTTAAAGCTAATTATGGCCTGAATCATTTTTCTGCCAACGGTTATCTGGATAATATCATCTCGTACATCACCGGAAATCAAACGGTAAAAGGAAACTTTTCCATCAACAGTCCAATGCTGAATATTGGAGATTTTACAGCATTGGCCAACAGCTCCAGTACACAAACTGCTTCTCCTACGGCTATGACAGGCGTTGTAGAATTACCTAAAAATATTGACATTAGTTTAAACGCAAAAGCAGACAAAATCAAATATAATGATTTGCTATTGACCCAGTTCAAAGGTAATGTCAATTTAAAAGATGGAAAAGCTTATCTCAACAACACTGGTTTTAATCTGGCGGGAATGGATGCTAAAGTCGTTGGCTACTACAAACCAATCAATACAAAACGTGCAGGTTTTGACATTCAATTAAAGGCAGATAATTTTGATATTCAAAGAGCTTATAAAGAAATCCCGTTGTTCCGAGAAATGATGAGCGCCGGAAAATCTGCTTACGGAACAATTTCTTTGGATTATCAATTAGGCGGATTGCTCAATCAAGGGATGGAACCCATTATGAATTCACTGATTGGTGGCGGAAATCTGACTTTAGAAGATATTAAATTCAAAGGCTTCAAAATCCTGAATCAAATTGCCAAAGACACAGATAAAGACAAATTAACGGACACAAGCGTCAATAAAATTGTAGTAAAATCTTCTATAAAAAATAATGTCATCACTATTCCAAGAACCAAAACCAAAGTTGCAGGCTTCCGACCGAGATTCGAAGGAAAAGTTAATCTGGATGGAAAATTAGACCTGCAAATCAGATTGGGACTACCGCCATTTGGACTTTTCGGGATACCAATCAGTGTGAGTGGAACTTCGGATAATCCAATCATTAAAGCAGGGAAGAATCAACAAAAAGACGATGATTTCGAATCTTCTTTGGATGATGAAGACAAAGATTTGTATGAAAAACAAAAAGCAGAAGAAGAGGAAAAAGCGAAAGCAATCAAGGATTCAATTTCAAATCCTTCGAAATAA
- a CDS encoding aminotransferase class I/II-fold pyridoxal phosphate-dependent enzyme has product MDIFDRIENNPGPLGEYATYADGEYIFPQLEGEISTKMFFKGQEMIVFSLNNYLGLANHPEVRKVDAESGQSYGLAYPMGSRAMTGQTIHHQQLEKELAEFTQKESSLLLNFGYQGMFSLIDTLLTRNDVVVYDSESHACAIDGIKLHRGKRFVFAHNDMGSLEKSLQKASKIIAETGGGILVLTEGVFSMNGEQGKLKEIVELKKKYPFRLIVDDAHGLGVMGKNGVGTGEEQGVQDDIDLYFSTFTKSFAGFGAFVSGKASVIKYIKYNIRSQIFAKALPIVMVIGIRKRLELIKQNPQFRTLLWDNVFKIQKGLRDLGFDIGKTNTCITPVFIKADTLDATLIVKELREVHGIFTSIVVYPVIPKGLVMLRIIPTAEHSDEEINQLLLAFESLNKGKESQPILTNNEFV; this is encoded by the coding sequence ATGGATATATTTGATAGAATAGAGAATAACCCAGGTCCGCTTGGGGAATACGCAACTTATGCAGACGGAGAATATATTTTTCCTCAATTAGAAGGAGAGATTTCTACTAAAATGTTTTTCAAAGGGCAGGAAATGATAGTTTTCAGTCTCAACAATTATCTTGGTCTTGCCAATCACCCCGAAGTCCGAAAAGTAGATGCTGAAAGTGGACAATCTTACGGTTTGGCATATCCAATGGGATCCAGAGCTATGACGGGCCAAACAATTCATCATCAGCAATTAGAAAAAGAGTTGGCAGAATTTACTCAAAAAGAATCTTCGTTATTATTGAATTTCGGTTATCAGGGAATGTTTTCTTTGATTGATACTTTGTTGACAAGAAATGATGTAGTGGTTTATGATTCTGAAAGTCACGCTTGTGCCATCGACGGAATCAAACTGCACAGAGGAAAACGCTTTGTTTTTGCACATAATGATATGGGTAGTCTTGAGAAGTCACTTCAAAAAGCTTCAAAGATTATAGCAGAAACGGGCGGTGGAATCTTGGTCCTGACAGAAGGCGTTTTCAGTATGAATGGAGAACAAGGCAAGCTAAAAGAAATTGTTGAACTCAAAAAAAAATATCCTTTCCGATTGATTGTGGATGATGCGCACGGTCTTGGAGTGATGGGCAAAAATGGAGTAGGAACGGGCGAAGAGCAAGGCGTCCAGGATGATATTGACCTTTATTTTTCTACGTTTACAAAGTCATTTGCCGGATTCGGTGCTTTCGTTTCAGGAAAGGCGAGTGTCATCAAATATATCAAATACAATATTCGGTCACAGATTTTTGCCAAAGCTTTACCAATTGTAATGGTTATCGGAATCAGAAAAAGATTAGAATTAATAAAACAAAATCCTCAATTCCGAACGCTACTTTGGGACAATGTATTCAAAATTCAGAAAGGTTTAAGAGATTTGGGATTCGATATTGGAAAAACTAATACTTGCATTACACCGGTTTTCATCAAAGCTGATACTTTGGACGCGACCTTAATCGTCAAAGAATTGAGAGAAGTTCACGGGATTTTTACAAGTATAGTAGTTTACCCGGTTATTCCAAAAGGATTAGTAATGCTGAGAATTATACCAACAGCAGAACATTCTGACGAAGAAATCAATCAATTGCTATTAGCTTTTGAAAGTTTGAATAAAGGGAAAGAAAGTCAGCCAATATTAACAAATAATGAATTTGTGTAA
- a CDS encoding DUF4395 family protein — protein sequence MEQTKKYYTDENTVRLTAFFVIVVVSVSLFFDLPYLLLLLVFDFIIRASGLLFSPLALFSKSILKISGLKPKPIFAAPKRFAATLGSIFTLTIVVLMLTGFYNVALGFGLILILLAALESFFKICVGCYIFQVIVVPIQNKLK from the coding sequence ATGGAACAAACAAAAAAATATTATACAGACGAAAATACCGTAAGACTCACCGCATTTTTTGTGATTGTTGTGGTTTCTGTATCCCTGTTTTTTGATTTGCCATATTTATTGTTGCTCTTAGTTTTTGATTTTATTATTAGGGCTTCTGGCTTATTATTTTCGCCTTTAGCCCTTTTTTCAAAATCGATTTTAAAAATATCAGGATTGAAACCTAAACCAATTTTTGCAGCTCCAAAGAGATTTGCTGCGACATTGGGTTCAATCTTTACACTGACAATTGTTGTATTGATGTTGACCGGATTCTACAATGTTGCTTTAGGATTTGGATTGATATTGATTCTTCTGGCTGCTTTGGAAAGTTTTTTCAAAATCTGTGTCGGGTGTTACATCTTCCAAGTCATTGTTGTTCCAATCCAAAATAAACTTAAATAA
- a CDS encoding NIL domain-containing protein encodes MIYKQETTGKTFFPKSTKQIILEIELNGKIRFDILLYTIYNHYNVSYKIVNANIEYLNGSNFGNVKLLLNISQDQIEKIENYLREYKLLSSRIDVLQKKEAS; translated from the coding sequence ATGATTTACAAACAAGAAACTACAGGCAAAACTTTTTTCCCGAAATCGACGAAACAAATAATCCTTGAAATAGAACTGAACGGGAAAATCAGATTTGACATCCTACTTTACACGATTTACAATCATTACAATGTGAGTTACAAAATCGTAAATGCTAACATCGAATATCTGAACGGAAGCAATTTCGGAAATGTGAAACTGCTTTTGAACATTAGTCAAGACCAAATCGAAAAGATAGAAAACTATCTGAGAGAATATAAATTGCTGAGCAGCAGAATAGACGTTCTACAAAAAAAGGAAGCTTCTTAA
- the murA gene encoding UDP-N-acetylglucosamine 1-carboxyvinyltransferase — MDGAFEIRGGKRLSGEITPQGAKNEALQILCAVLLTEDEVRIDNIPDIKDVNKLIEILQDFNVKVTKNGKGDYTFKADEVNFDYIKSKEFKKDGAKLRGSVMILGPMLARFGEAYLPTPGGDKIGRRRLDTHFQGFVELGAEFSYDEEEAFYSLRAKELTGKFILLEEASVTGTANIVMAAVLAKGKTRIYNAACEPYLQQLCKMLNRMGANITGIGSNLITIEGVDKLRGTEHTMLPDMVEIGSWIGLAAMTKSEITIKNVNWNQLGVIPNTFRKLGIELEQRGDDIYIPSQENYKVQKFIDGSILTVSDAPWPGFTPDLLSIILVVATQAKGSVLIHQKMFESRLFFVDKLIDMGAQIILCDPHRATVIGMNQETPLRGTTMVSPDIRAGNALLIAALSAEGKSVIQNIEQIDRGYENIDERLRAIGADIRRI, encoded by the coding sequence ATGGACGGTGCTTTCGAAATAAGAGGAGGAAAGAGATTGAGCGGAGAAATCACACCTCAAGGTGCAAAGAATGAAGCTTTGCAGATTCTTTGTGCAGTTTTGCTAACGGAAGATGAGGTAAGAATTGATAACATCCCGGACATCAAGGATGTGAATAAGTTGATTGAGATTCTTCAGGACTTCAACGTCAAAGTGACAAAAAATGGCAAAGGCGATTACACCTTCAAAGCTGATGAAGTTAACTTCGATTATATAAAATCTAAAGAATTCAAAAAAGACGGTGCTAAATTAAGAGGCTCTGTGATGATTTTGGGACCTATGCTAGCGAGATTCGGTGAAGCTTATTTGCCGACGCCAGGTGGTGACAAAATCGGAAGAAGACGTCTGGACACACACTTCCAAGGTTTTGTAGAATTGGGTGCTGAATTTTCTTACGATGAGGAAGAAGCTTTCTACTCTTTGAGAGCCAAGGAATTGACTGGGAAATTTATCCTCTTGGAAGAAGCTTCTGTAACCGGAACGGCCAATATCGTGATGGCAGCAGTTTTGGCAAAAGGAAAAACAAGAATCTACAACGCTGCTTGCGAACCTTATCTTCAGCAATTGTGTAAAATGCTGAACAGAATGGGCGCCAACATCACAGGGATTGGTTCAAACTTAATCACAATCGAAGGTGTTGACAAACTGCGCGGAACAGAACACACAATGCTTCCGGACATGGTGGAAATAGGTTCCTGGATTGGATTGGCAGCAATGACAAAATCTGAGATTACCATCAAAAATGTGAACTGGAATCAGTTGGGAGTTATTCCAAATACTTTCAGAAAATTAGGAATCGAATTGGAACAAAGAGGTGATGATATCTACATCCCTTCTCAGGAAAATTATAAAGTTCAGAAATTCATCGATGGTTCTATCTTAACCGTTTCAGATGCGCCTTGGCCAGGATTCACGCCAGATTTGTTATCCATTATTTTGGTTGTAGCAACTCAGGCAAAAGGTTCTGTTTTGATTCATCAAAAAATGTTCGAAAGCAGATTATTCTTCGTAGATAAGCTTATCGATATGGGCGCGCAAATCATCCTTTGCGACCCGCATAGAGCAACAGTTATTGGAATGAACCAAGAAACACCTTTACGCGGAACAACAATGGTTTCGCCAGACATCCGAGCTGGAAATGCCTTATTGATTGCAGCACTTTCTGCAGAAGGAAAATCAGTGATTCAAAATATCGAACAAATCGACCGTGGTTACGAGAATATCGATGAGAGATTGAGAGCGATTGGTGCAGATATCAGAAGAATCTAA
- a CDS encoding DUF4290 domain-containing protein translates to MEYNTDRTQLLMPEYGRNIQQLVEHCKTLQTKEERNEMALAIVEFMGQRNPHLRDEENYKHKLWDHLFILADHNLDVDSPYPILSAEDLITKPRKMDYPSLENDYKFYGKSILQLIETAIALEEGDEKDALIQVIANNMKKSYNVYNKEHVQDDVIFRHLKELSKNRLDLTGLDSLDKSKIYYATNRNNNNNNNNNRNNNRNQNHNNNNNRKNNFQNHKNKRR, encoded by the coding sequence ATGGAATATAATACCGACAGAACACAACTACTAATGCCCGAATATGGGCGCAACATACAACAACTCGTAGAGCATTGCAAAACGCTGCAGACCAAGGAAGAAAGAAATGAGATGGCGCTTGCAATTGTCGAGTTTATGGGACAAAGAAACCCACACCTTCGCGACGAGGAAAATTACAAGCACAAACTTTGGGATCATCTTTTCATCTTGGCAGATCATAATCTGGATGTAGATTCTCCTTACCCGATTTTAAGCGCAGAAGATCTGATCACAAAACCAAGGAAAATGGATTATCCTTCTTTGGAAAATGATTATAAATTCTACGGAAAAAGTATTCTTCAGCTGATAGAAACTGCGATTGCTTTGGAAGAAGGTGATGAGAAAGATGCTTTGATTCAGGTAATCGCCAACAATATGAAGAAGTCCTACAACGTGTACAACAAAGAACACGTTCAGGATGATGTGATTTTCCGTCATCTCAAGGAGCTTTCTAAAAACAGATTAGACCTTACAGGACTGGATTCTCTGGACAAAAGTAAAATCTATTATGCGACCAACAGGAACAACAACAACAACAACAATAATAATAGAAACAACAACAGAAATCAAAACCACAATAACAATAATAACAGGAAAAATAATTTCCAAAATCATAAAAATAAAAGAAGATAA
- a CDS encoding thiol-disulfide oxidoreductase DCC family protein: protein MTTDISVNLKDKFIVFYDGECGFCNHWVQWILERDKKDKFLFSSLQSEFGQKFLNERNLPNKVFDTLYLWKPESFYLSKYQAILRIASELGGVYSLANIGKILPDFIGNQFYNLVSRNRKKLAENQCFLPNAEQRKKFIFQ from the coding sequence ATGACGACAGACATCTCAGTTAATTTGAAAGATAAATTCATTGTTTTTTATGATGGTGAATGTGGATTTTGCAACCATTGGGTGCAGTGGATTTTGGAACGGGACAAAAAAGACAAGTTTCTGTTCTCCTCTCTGCAATCTGAATTTGGACAAAAATTTTTGAATGAAAGAAATCTTCCAAACAAAGTTTTTGACACGCTTTATCTTTGGAAACCTGAGAGTTTTTATCTGTCCAAATATCAGGCGATTTTAAGAATTGCGAGTGAATTGGGCGGCGTTTATTCTTTGGCAAATATTGGGAAGATCCTGCCAGATTTTATCGGAAATCAATTTTATAATTTGGTTTCCCGAAACAGAAAGAAGTTAGCCGAAAACCAATGTTTTTTACCTAATGCTGAACAAAGGAAAAAATTTATTTTTCAATAA
- a CDS encoding heme-binding domain-containing protein: MKKVLIILLMVFIIIQFFPIDKTNPTTNQGMDFLKIKNTPEPIANTIRNSCYDCHSNETKYPFYSNIQPVAWLLKNHIDEGRKELNFSTFATYEPKRQAHKMEEAAEYVEQSKMPLESYLLGHSNAKLTDRQRKELAEYFRKIEKETETNPL; the protein is encoded by the coding sequence ATGAAAAAAGTATTAATTATTTTACTGATGGTGTTTATTATCATTCAGTTTTTTCCAATTGACAAGACGAATCCCACGACTAACCAAGGAATGGATTTTCTGAAAATCAAAAACACGCCTGAACCTATTGCGAACACCATCCGAAACTCTTGTTACGATTGCCATTCCAATGAAACGAAATATCCTTTTTATAGTAATATCCAACCTGTTGCGTGGCTGTTAAAAAATCATATCGACGAGGGTAGAAAAGAACTTAATTTTTCTACTTTTGCAACATATGAACCAAAGCGGCAAGCGCACAAAATGGAAGAAGCAGCGGAGTATGTAGAGCAAAGCAAAATGCCTCTGGAAAGTTATCTGCTTGGTCATTCTAATGCCAAATTGACTGACAGGCAAAGAAAGGAACTGGCAGAATATTTTAGGAAAATAGAGAAAGAAACGGAAACCAACCCATTATGA
- the der gene encoding ribosome biogenesis GTPase Der, translated as MSNIVAIVGRPNVGKSTLFNRLLERREAIVDSTAGVTRDRHYGKSDWNGVDFTVIDTGGYDVGTEDVFEMEIRKQVQLAVDEATSIIFMVNVEEGLTDTDHEIFELLRKANKPLYLVVNKVDSSKEELPATEFYQLGVEKYFTLSSATGSGTGELLDQVVSDFPTTDYKDPFEGLPKITIAGRPNVGKSTMTNALLDVERNIVTDIAGTTRDSIQTLYNKFGHEFVLVDTAGMRRKSKVNEDLEFYSVMRSIRSIEYSDVVILMVDATLGWESQDMNIFGLAQKNRKGIVILVNKWDLVEKDTNTMRDFEAAIKHKIGQFTDIPILFVSALTKQRILKAVEVAMEVYNNRAKKIKTSKLNEVMLPVFEAMPPPAIKGKYVKIKYCVQLPTPSPQFVFFCNLPQYVKEPYKRFTENQLRKHFGFTGVPIEIYFRQK; from the coding sequence ATGTCAAACATTGTCGCTATCGTTGGGCGCCCCAACGTAGGAAAATCCACATTATTTAACCGATTATTAGAAAGGAGAGAAGCTATTGTAGATTCTACAGCCGGCGTTACACGTGACCGTCATTACGGAAAATCCGATTGGAACGGCGTAGACTTCACAGTAATCGATACAGGAGGTTATGATGTGGGAACAGAGGATGTCTTCGAGATGGAGATCCGTAAACAGGTTCAGTTGGCTGTGGACGAGGCTACATCAATCATCTTTATGGTGAATGTAGAAGAAGGTCTTACCGATACAGACCACGAAATCTTCGAATTACTAAGAAAAGCCAACAAGCCACTTTATTTGGTAGTAAACAAAGTAGATTCTTCAAAAGAAGAATTGCCGGCAACCGAATTCTACCAATTGGGTGTTGAAAAATATTTTACATTATCTTCTGCAACAGGTTCCGGAACAGGAGAATTGTTGGACCAAGTTGTCAGCGATTTCCCGACAACAGATTACAAAGACCCATTCGAAGGGTTGCCAAAAATCACCATCGCAGGCCGTCCAAATGTTGGAAAATCAACAATGACAAATGCCTTGTTAGATGTTGAAAGAAATATCGTAACAGATATCGCCGGAACAACTAGAGATAGTATTCAGACTTTATATAACAAATTCGGACACGAGTTTGTGTTGGTGGATACAGCTGGGATGAGAAGAAAATCTAAGGTAAACGAAGATTTGGAATTCTATTCCGTAATGCGTTCCATCCGTTCTATCGAATATTCTGATGTTGTGATTCTGATGGTTGACGCCACTTTAGGCTGGGAATCTCAGGATATGAACATTTTCGGTTTGGCTCAGAAAAACAGAAAAGGAATCGTTATTTTGGTGAACAAATGGGATCTTGTAGAAAAAGATACCAACACAATGAGGGATTTCGAGGCTGCGATTAAACATAAAATTGGACAGTTTACAGATATTCCGATTTTATTTGTTTCAGCTTTGACTAAGCAGAGAATTCTGAAAGCTGTTGAGGTTGCAATGGAGGTTTATAATAATAGAGCTAAAAAGATCAAAACTTCAAAACTGAATGAGGTGATGCTTCCTGTTTTTGAAGCGATGCCGCCACCAGCTATCAAAGGAAAATATGTGAAAATCAAATATTGTGTACAGTTGCCAACGCCATCGCCGCAATTTGTATTTTTCTGTAATCTTCCGCAATATGTGAAAGAGCCATACAAGCGTTTCACGGAAAATCAACTGAGAAAACACTTTGGCTTTACAGGTGTTCCAATCGAGATTTACTTCAGACAAAAATAA